The stretch of DNA CAGGAAACGTCCACCACTAACCATCTAGATGATCAGGAGAGCCTCACCCAGCAGCTCAGGTCTAGGTCAGTAGGAATCAGTGGACTTTACCCTTTCAGAAGACTGagttttagccccacccattcagtctacatcagtttagctcctCGCATTTTAGTGTCTTTTTTTAACAAAGCATTATACAGGGCAGCCTATCAGGACAGAGCACATTTACATACATTGTGTTAAAGGTACATTAAgagaaaaatgtgtatttaatgttattttgttgtCATAATTGTTGTTTACAGGATTGAAGAGTTAACAGTGACTGTCCAAGCCctggagagtgagagacagaggcaggaggaggagagagagaggaggcaaagagaggaagaggaggagagagagatgaggcagagagaggaagaggaggagatggAGAAACACCAAGAGACTGAGAGAAACCTGGAGTCGGTCCAGCAGGCTGTCAAAAAGCTGGTAAACACACTGTTCATTTCACTGACCCTTAAACAGAGCTTCATCAGAGTTCCTGtattatactgcaaccagccagcagaggcgctagacctgcaGTGTGTTAAACAGGCTGGTGTGTGTTTCCTGGTTTTCAGTACAGGGTGCTCAGTTCTCAGAAGCTGGAGGGACAGTCCAGGATGAGTGACCACTCTAATAACGGTCTGCCTGCTCTACTGGCTATTATTGCTCAGGCTGAGAGCGCCCTCCTGTGGAAACACCAGGAGCTGCAGGTGTGTATGcatcacatttaataataaacttaCAGGAAAATGGTTATTCCTTTCTGAAgagttaattgtgtgtgtgtgtgtgtgtgtgtgtgtgtgtattaggagGCTGAGGGGAGTTTGCAGAGAATGAAGCTGGAAACACACTCTCAGGATCAGCGAAtcacagagatagacagagagatggCGGAGTTAGAGGATCAGCTCAGCAACAAAGAGGCGGAGTTACAGCGTGCTAACACACAACTCAGCAGGTGAGAATCCCCAAGCCTGCAGCAGTTAAACCCCACCCATTTAGTTGCAACAATGTAGGaccacccattcagcttacagcagtttagctccacccattcagcccatACCAGTTTAGCTCCAACACTTGACCTGCAGCACTCTAGCCCCACTTAATCACATTTTAATTCCTTCAGAGCTTTATCTGCTCTgtactaaagtgtgtgtgtgtgttttaagtgagagagagatggtggcGTGTGTTCAGAAGCAGCTGGAGGAGAGCCAGTGGCGGGAGGAGGAGCTAAGGAGAGAGCATGAGCGGCTGACTGAGCAAAGAgcaagagaggaggaggagagacaggaacagcaaagagagacacagagacggtaactaacacacacacacaaacacacacacacacaaaacctccaGAATAAAACACACCTACAGGGAAGCACAAAGACACCTGATCACACTCAACTCACCTTCTCTGAAACACATAAAGACACCTGCTtaaaaactcacacacacacatacacagtcagcaatacacacacacattttaacccagaaacacacacacatacacctgcttagtaatacacacacacagtcagtaatatacaaacacacacacacacacctgcacagtagtgcacacacacatagacctgcttaataacacacacacacacacacacctgctcagaAGCACAGATTCACCTAccaaggctgcgtccagaaacttttgctactcctcctctcctactcctcctttcctactcctcctctcctaccccggaagaaggtggaggaatcgaggagaggagaggaggaggaggaatggagggaaggagctgtaattggggaaatgggacagctgatcccttttagataggatgttgactaccgttgaactgagccaatcacaacgctcactttcagcacgtttcagaacattactatcacacacagctaaaaattcagatattccaataaaatcctgagtactcccagccgcatttgtggccgcatctctgaccagtgactctggcagccctctctgacctcagccttatgagggattcagtttcctcatcagtccctaagttaaaataaataagtaaataaatgaattaataaaaattatatatatatatatattataaataatatatgtttttatatgtataacatgatacacatagggtcataaatatagttttactgagcatacagtttatctaaactataaattatattactgctttactggctgtttaattagataaggaacctagttaattaatatgtttatgacgtatatttgggcgttgccttccccatttttgcgtgctctgtgggcgtggatgcagtgatgtcattaaaaatccttaaaagtcttccggagtaggatacactgatgcaCCCTCCGTTGGAAgtctactacaggtggattttaagcggcttctttcatctcctacggtattcggacaggcggcaagatggcgtcacgaaatcagtttccgggtcacggaggagaggaggaggatcggtaggaaaaaggagacacttttggggtttctggacgcagcccaagTAACACACAGATCTAAAGGAATGAGGCTAAAGTGCTGTATGCTGAAATGAttgggctgaatgggtggagctaaagtgctgTAGACTGAAGGGGTGGGGCTTATTTCCTGAAGGCTGTATGGGTGGGGCTAAACCGCTGTAGGCCGAATTGATTGGGCTGAACTGCTATAGacttaatgggtggagctaaactgctgtaggcctAAGGGATTGGTTGGTGAGTTGTTTTATACTGTAATGAACAGAAACACCGATGTTGTTTTAGTTTGGAGGCGGAGCTTCTGGAGAACGCACAGCTGTGCGAGAGGGAGAGCCGCAGCCGTGTGGAGCTGCACAGCCTGCAGGGGGCGCTGGAGAGAGAGCGGCTGGACAGAGCACGGGCCGAGAAGGAGGCGGAGGAGAATAAGGATGCTCTGCTGCAGGTAAACTACTTAAATCAGCGTAAACTTTATCTCAGCTACACCCACTGACCTGCACCACCtcactttcactctttctctctctctctctctctctctcaggctcgtCAGTCCCTGCTATCTCTCTCGTCCGCTCACACTCTGCTGAAGAGAGAAGCAGCAGATGTAAGAGATGCTCTGGAGAAAATGTCCGCCTTAAATGAAGCCCTGGTCCAGGATAAGAGAGAGCACAACATCCGCACACTACAGGTTtttatatatcaaaatatttgTGAGCACCCCTTGTACAATACTTTTAGATGGGATGAGATTCAGAGCCATAATTTCCTCttgtctgtgtttatctctgtgtgtgtgtgcgtgtgtgtgtgtgtgtagctggaggaggaggtggcTGAAGCTCAGTTAAAGCTGCAGAAGTTCAGCTCTGAGGTGGCGGCCCTGCAGAGGGAGCTGAAGGCTGTTACAGTGGAAACAGCAGAGTTAAGGTCTGACTTTTAAATCATCTAACCGATGGACCCAATATGTACTAGAGGTGGGAATCTCCGGGCATCTCTCGATACAATATTATCCCAATACTTTTCccatgataacgatgatatcacaatactgtgattcagCGATACATGATATATCAATATAAGAAAATTCTCTATGATACCTCACAGCTTCTGTGTTACTGCTGAGAATAAAATagtcctaaataatcaaatatcagcaattatggatttattggaaTCAGTTTTACACAATTTCTGCTGAACAAAATTACCTCAAGAGTgcagtgacgactcatccaagaggtcacaagaggcctcacttgcctcagttaatgtCAGCGTTTCACGACTCCACCATAAGAATGAGACTGGgcattcatttaaaaactgcattttttaactattattaAAATTAGTTTAATGATCTGAAACTTTTAAGAGTGACAGACATGCAAAACAAAGAATAATTTTTATATCAGTATCATGAAATCCTCTTGAAATGACTACAGTATTGTTTATGGTCATTGTTTGTACAGTGATATATTGTCCTAgtgaccatttaaggtggaatcaaGAATTCTCCATTACTATGTTATTTATCagattctgtgtgtgtttcagggttGGCAGGGAGACGGATCTGGACGTCCTTCAGCAGCtcagagctggagagagagagctacagacagaaatacagacactgagagaggagagagagcaagagacatcTGCTCtagctgaggagagagagaagaatgaaCAGGTATAGATTTCAGTCAGTTATTTAAAATGGTTTTGGTGGGTTTGATGTGAAATGCTTAGTTCTGGATAATCTTACTCAGTCAGAATAGTTAATTGTCATAGTGTGGTATCAGAATACACAatgtatattaggggtgggacaatatatcgttcacaatatatATGGTATGTTTTCGATTGTATCATATCGATACTTGGTgtaaaaaatcaacatttttatAATGATACTGAAACTAATATATGTATCTGTgtctgttactgtgtgtgtgtgtgtgtatcagctgTGTGAGCAGTACAGGGTGGTGTGTGATGATCTGGCTGAAGCTCAGGAGGAGCTGAGCCGAGCAGCGGAGCGAGAGAGGAgagcggagagagagaaagaggaggtggagagagagagagagcagctggaGGAGAGAGTAAAcgctgtggagagagagagggatgagataCAACAGGACAGAGATGAGCTCAGGTAAACACTCCCTTGTCACTGAGTGTGTgagtatttaattatatattgttaattaataGGGTTAAAGATTTGAGATTTGCCACAATTAACACGGAAGCTGTTAGGACACATGTAGGAAAAAATATACCGTATAATATTTAAGATGTAAAATAATAGAGATCTATAAGAAGTAGACATAAATAGTATTGATAGGACTGTCAATGATTttgctattatttttttgtttttatgctaaTATTAGTGgtgcttttaatgtgtttgatgaCATTGATATTGGAGGTGTTATAATTGTTATTGATAGTGCTATCAACATTATATTAGTGTTATTAATTAGCGGTAGCACAAAATATTGGTATGGTTCAATATATTGTATAGTTCTCGTTTGCACGACTACATTATCTATATGTGtcatcaaatattaatatttaatatttttagaattaattatttttttgtttagtttttctttAAGCATATgttacacagtttaaaaaaaaggttgagaCTAGTTGTGTTTTACCTAGGCATTTTCACAGTGGCAGAAATGTTCTCATACATGTATTTATGGCAGTTTATGGCTATTTTACACCATTGGAATAATAAAAGCCACACTTGGAAGATATGTTTTCAGTGTCAGCTATGCATATTATTGTACATTGTTCATTATTGATTGTTAAAATTGTGTTAATCTAACACCAATAAATTCATATTTCTTGGTATTATTTGGCTTTTATTATAGGAGAATTTTATTCTCTttaagtaacacagatgctgtgaagtgtcatagagcaggggtgtccaaacttttttgttgggggccagaaggagaaatatatttgaagtcacgggccacagactctgtaataaaacaaataatgaaataaactaagatttttcaaaatgcgcactctctccgcttttagactctttggcccgtttttctgcgctaaaaatgcacaccctctccgcttttagactctttggcccgtttttctgcgctaaaaatgcgcaccctctccgcttttagactcttttgccccgtttttctgccctataactgcgcactctctccgactctttggcctgtttctgacacctagcgtttaaactttgaatctcacattataaaaacctgcttaacagcgggccaactttcattctatttctaaaatactataactcgcgggccgctccaaaaaaggaaatgggccgcaaatggcccacgggctgtagtttggacacccctgtcataGAGAGTTGTCTTATGATATATTGAGAATCACTGAATCACAGAATCGTGATTTTCACCCCTGTTATTAATTTTATTGATGATGTTTGTAGGGATTTAAGTGCACGTCTGCAGCAGCAGCTGGGTGATGTTCAGGACCATGTCTCGTTTCTGGAGGTCCAGCGCTCACAGCTCGAGCTGCAGGTCCAAACCCTCCTGCAGGCTAAAGATGCTCTACAAGGTGAGGTCTTCTCTATGAGTTTTTAAATGATTGCTTTCattattttaccatttatttatcaaatattGTGTGTTATTGTATGATatgatactgtgtgtgtgtgtaggtgaagtGGAGTGCGTGAGGACAGCCCTGGAAAGAGAGACGGCTCTGAGGGAGAAGGAGCGCAATGGAgcgaaggaggagaggaggaggagtgaaaCAGAGAAGGAGGAGAGCGAAGCAGAGCTGAAAAAGCTGCTGAGAGATTTAGAGCAGCACCGAACGAGAGAGGCGGAGCAGGAGAGGGAACGAGAGAGctggcagagagagagggaggagctaAGTGCGGAGCTGgggcagagagatggagagatggaggcgCTGAGGAGCAGGATGGAGGCGCTTACCAAAGAAAACGAGGAGCAATCTGAGCGGGCAAGTGAGAGCATGATGGAGGCGGAGCGACGGCTGCAGGAAACGAGGGAGGAAGTGGAGAGGTGGAGGCAGAGGGCGGAGGAAAGCCggcgggagagagagaaagagcgagagatgctggagaagaaggtggaggagtTGAAGGAAAGAGCAGAGGAGGagaagagactgagagaaagagcgagagaggagcAGGAGAAGCAATGGATGAAAGAGAGGAGAGATCTGGAGAAAGCAGCCAAAGAAGCAAGGGATGAGGCGGAGCGATGGAGGAGGAGAgcgggagagatggagagagtggaGGAAGAGCGAGACGAGTTGACGAGGttgctgagagaaagagaggaagagatgaAGAAAAAGGAGGATGAGATAAAGGAACTGAGGTCCAGCCTCCATTCCTTAGAGGAAGAGATGGAGGGATTAGAGAAAGAGGTGAAGGAGAAGGAGGGATTAGAGGAACGAGCGATGATTCTGGAGGATGAAAAAACACAgctggaggaaagagagagagctagagacagAGAATGGAGCAAGTTGGAAGAGGTGCAGAAGGATGAAAAGAGCAAGATGAAAAGAGAGTTAGaccagagagaaggagagatagatGAGCTCCGAAGAAGGATGGAGGGAATAACGGAGGACAGAGacgaaacagaggataaactgaGGGAGAAGAACGCAGAGTTAGAGGAACTGTGGGAAGAACGGACAGAATTAGAGCTGAGGATAAAGAAgggagaagaaagagaggagggaTGGAAGAAGCTGGTGGAGACAGAAAGGATGAGAGCAGAGGAGAAGAGGACAGAAGTGGAGGAGAAGCTGGAAGGAGAGATGGAGGAGCTCAGAAGAAGGATGGAGGGAGCAATGAAAGAGAAGAACACAGAATTAGAGAAAGTGAGGGAAGAACGGATGGAGCTAGAGTGGAGGATTaaggagagagaagaaagagaggaggaaagaaagaagCAAGCAGAGGAGAAAAGGATCAGAGCAGAGGAAAAGATAAAAGGAGAAATGGAGGCACTGAAAAGAGGAATGGAGAGAATAATGGAGGAGAAAAAACTGGCTGAGGACAAATTGAGGGTGAAAGCAGCTGAGTTGGATGAACTGAAAGAAGAAAGGATGGAGCTGGAGTCGAGGATGaaggagagagaagaaagagaggaggaatGGAAGGAACTGGCAGAGAAGGAGAAAATCCGtgtggaggagaagctgaaaaaagAGATGGAGGAGCTCAGGAAAAGGATGGAGAGAAAAGTAAAGGAGAAGAACTCAGAATTAGAGAAATCAAGGGAAGAACGGATGGAGTTAGAGCTGAGGATGAAggagagagaagagggagaggaggaaagaaagaagCAGGTGGTGGAGAGGAGGAACAGAGCAGAGGAGAAGATGAAAAGAGAAATGGAGGCGCTGaaaagaaggatggagagaataATAGAGGAGAGGAACAAGACCGAGGATAAACTGAGAGAGAAGAAGGCAGAGTTGGAGGAACTGAAGGAAGAAAAGATGGAGTTGGAGTTGAGGATGaatgagagagaagaaagagaggaggaacAGAGGATGCTGGCTGAGGAAGAAAAaatgagagaggaggagaggagaataCAAGCTGAGGAGGAGATGAAAGAAGAGATGGAGGAGCTCAGAAGAAGGATGGAGGGAATAACGGAGGAGAGAAACAGTGCGGAGGACAAACTGAGGGAAAAGGTAGCGGAGTTGGAGGAACTGAAAGAAGAACGGACAGAGTTTGAGTTGAGGATGAATGAAAgggaagaaggagagaaagaacagAGGAAGCTGGATGAGGAAGAAAGATTGAGggtggaggagaagctgaaaggAGAGATGGAGGAGCTCAGAAGAAGGATGGAGGGAATAACAGAGGAGAGAAATGATGCGGAGGAAAACCTCAGACAGAAGAACGCAGAATTAGAGAAACTGAAAGCGGAACGGACAGAGCTGGAGTTAAGGATGaacgagagagaagaaagagaggaggaatGGAAGGAGCTGGCAGAGAAGGAGAAAATCCAtgtggaggagaagctgaaaaaagAGATGGAGGAGCTCAGGAAAAGGATGGAGAGAACACTAAAGGAGAAGAACTCAGAATTAGAGAAATTGAGAAAAGAACGGATGGAGTTGGAGTTGAGGATGaaggagagagaagaaagagaggaggaaaCAAAGATGCTGGTGGAAGAGGAGAAGATTAGGATGGAGGAGAGGACAAACCAAGTGGAGGAAAAGTTGAAGAGAGAGATGGCTGAACTTAGAAGAAGGATGGAGGGAATAACAAATGAGAGAAACGCGGCAGAGGATGAACTGAgggagaaaaacactgaattggaGAAACTGAGGGAAGAACAGATGGagatggagttgaggatgaacgagcgagaagaaagagaggaggaaaggaggaagcTGGCAGAGAAGGAGAAGATTAGGGTGGAGCAGAAGCTGAAAGGAGAGATGGAGGAGCtcaggagaaggatggagagaacacTAAAGGAGAAGAACTCTGATTTAGAGAAATTGAGGAATGATCGGATGGACTTGGAGTTGAGGATGaaggagagagaagaaagagaggaggaaaCAAAGATGCTGGTAGAGGAAGAAAGGATAAAAGTGGAAGAGAGTAGGAACAGAGCAGAGGAGAAGCTTAAAGGAGAGATGGAGGTCCTCAGAAGAAGGATGGAGGGAATAACAGAGGAGAGAAATGTGGCAGAGGATGAACTGAGGGAGAAGAATGCTGATTTGGAGAATTTGAGAGAAGAACGGATGGAGTTGGAGTTGAGGATgaaggaaagagaagaaagagaggaggaatGGAAGAAGCTGGAGGAGGGGAGGAGAAACCGAGTAGAGGAGAAGCTGAAAGGAGAACTAGAGGTGCTTaaaagaaggatggagagaataACGGAGGAGAGAAACGAGGTGGAGGACAAACTGAGAGAGGAACGGACAGAGTTGGAGCTGAGGATGAagcaaagagaagaaagagaggaggaatGGAAGAAGCTGTCTGAGGAAGAAAAGATGAGGTTTGAGGAGAAGCTGAAAGGAGAGGTGGAGAGGAAGGATGGAGAGATAGAAGTTCTGAAAAGAAGGATGGAGGGAATAATTAAGGAGAAGAACATTTCAGAGGATGCAGTGAGGGAAGAACGGATCAAGTCGGAACTGAGGATGAAGGAGATAGAAGTAAgagaggaggaaaagaaaaagatgGAAGAAGAGATGAAGCAGACCAGAGCGAGGATGGAGGAGATGGAGCGAGAGAGCAAAGAAATGAGTAAAAGAAGAGCAGAAGAACGAGAGGAAGAGCTGGAGAAACAGACCCGACTTCTAAGAACAAGAGAGCAGGACTCTCTCAGACTGAGACAAACGATAGAGCgacaagaaaaagaggagaaggagAGGCGGGACGAGGTGGTGAAGCTGAGGGAGAACCTGAAGGAGGCGAGGGCGGAGCTGGAGAACGAGAGAAACCTgcgcagagaaagagagagagagctgtctgACCATACGCTAACACTCCACCTGGAGCAGAGCCGGGCGGACGGAGAGAGGGAGCGAGTGCGAGTGACGGAAGAGAGGAGCGAGAGACTGAGGGTGGAGCTGGATAAACTGTCACGCCTCGttagagagagtgatggagagattcGTAGGCTGAAAATGAGAGCGgaggacggagagagagagaaggaacgaGCCGAGGAGGCTCTGAGGCGGGCAGAAGAAGGGATGAAGCAGCTGAGAGAAAGACGGGTGGAGGAAGAGATTGCGAGGATCAAGGTGGAGGAGCTTCAGCGAGAACACCTCAGCCTGGAGGAGGAGGtgaagaggagggagagagaccTCAGCGCTCTGAGGGAGGagagccggagagagagagacagggtggagcagaaggaggaggagctGAAGGAGGCGAGGAAGCAGATGGAGGAGATGGTGCTGAGGGTGGAGGCTCTCAGGCGGGAGGTGGCGAGGCTCTCGGAGGAGCGGGAGGCGGAGAGAGTGAAGGTGAGGGAgcgagaggaggagaaggagaagatgAGGGAAGGACTGAGAGCCGGACTGCAGGAG from Astyanax mexicanus isolate ESR-SI-001 chromosome 11, AstMex3_surface, whole genome shotgun sequence encodes:
- the si:dkey-230p4.1 gene encoding trichohyalin, coding for MESELLTGWQNERAELREELSRLEEELAESRAERDELQSRTEALTLRLSRVVDPPVALGMDGDQREWRRRVREGREREARQALLIHKLQQKVLEYRARCERMEHQVLTEERERRAKERVLRDEHSDTLESTLIRLEEEQQRSVALVEVNALLRSQLSQSAEANQTLQDDLRKLTADWSRAVEEAGQREIDWQKEKEVLVGCVSAERARLMMLWGKAVSLRRQCHTVKTATDKDLWELRAEFSRLSSTLFSMGFPPVVPRPSVLSSSTGPMTLEELNQETSTTNHLDDQESLTQQLRSRIEELTVTVQALESERQRQEEERERRQREEEEEREMRQREEEEEMEKHQETERNLESVQQAVKKLYRVLSSQKLEGQSRMSDHSNNGLPALLAIIAQAESALLWKHQELQEAEGSLQRMKLETHSQDQRITEIDREMAELEDQLSNKEAELQRANTQLSSEREMVACVQKQLEESQWREEELRREHERLTEQRAREEEERQEQQRETQRRLEAELLENAQLCERESRSRVELHSLQGALERERLDRARAEKEAEENKDALLQARQSLLSLSSAHTLLKREAADVRDALEKMSALNEALVQDKREHNIRTLQLEEEVAEAQLKLQKFSSEVAALQRELKAVTVETAELRVGRETDLDVLQQLRAGERELQTEIQTLREEREQETSALAEEREKNEQLCEQYRVVCDDLAEAQEELSRAAERERRAEREKEEVEREREQLEERVNAVERERDEIQQDRDELRDLSARLQQQLGDVQDHVSFLEVQRSQLELQVQTLLQAKDALQGEVECVRTALERETALREKERNGAKEERRRSETEKEESEAELKKLLRDLEQHRTREAEQERERESWQREREELSAELGQRDGEMEALRSRMEALTKENEEQSERASESMMEAERRLQETREEVERWRQRAEESRREREKEREMLEKKVEELKERAEEEKRLRERAREEQEKQWMKERRDLEKAAKEARDEAERWRRRAGEMERVEEERDELTRLLREREEEMKKKEDEIKELRSSLHSLEEEMEGLEKEVKEKEGLEERAMILEDEKTQLEERERARDREWSKLEEVQKDEKSKMKRELDQREGEIDELRRRMEGITEDRDETEDKLREKNAELEELWEERTELELRIKKGEEREEGWKKLVETERMRAEEKRTEVEEKLEGEMEELRRRMEGAMKEKNTELEKVREERMELEWRIKEREEREEERKKQAEEKRIRAEEKIKGEMEALKRGMERIMEEKKLAEDKLRVKAAELDELKEERMELESRMKEREEREEEWKELAEKEKIRVEEKLKKEMEELRKRMERKVKEKNSELEKSREERMELELRMKEREEGEEERKKQVVERRNRAEEKMKREMEALKRRMERIIEERNKTEDKLREKKAELEELKEEKMELELRMNEREEREEEQRMLAEEEKMREEERRIQAEEEMKEEMEELRRRMEGITEERNSAEDKLREKVAELEELKEERTEFELRMNEREEGEKEQRKLDEEERLRVEEKLKGEMEELRRRMEGITEERNDAEENLRQKNAELEKLKAERTELELRMNEREEREEEWKELAEKEKIHVEEKLKKEMEELRKRMERTLKEKNSELEKLRKERMELELRMKEREEREEETKMLVEEEKIRMEERTNQVEEKLKREMAELRRRMEGITNERNAAEDELREKNTELEKLREEQMEMELRMNEREEREEERRKLAEKEKIRVEQKLKGEMEELRRRMERTLKEKNSDLEKLRNDRMDLELRMKEREEREEETKMLVEEERIKVEESRNRAEEKLKGEMEVLRRRMEGITEERNVAEDELREKNADLENLREERMELELRMKEREEREEEWKKLEEGRRNRVEEKLKGELEVLKRRMERITEERNEVEDKLREERTELELRMKQREEREEEWKKLSEEEKMRFEEKLKGEVERKDGEIEVLKRRMEGIIKEKNISEDAVREERIKSELRMKEIEVREEEKKKMEEEMKQTRARMEEMERESKEMSKRRAEEREEELEKQTRLLRTREQDSLRLRQTIERQEKEEKERRDEVVKLRENLKEARAELENERNLRRERERELSDHTLTLHLEQSRADGERERVRVTEERSERLRVELDKLSRLVRESDGEIRRLKMRAEDGEREKERAEEALRRAEEGMKQLRERRVEEEIARIKVEELQREHLSLEEEVKRRERDLSALREESRRERDRVEQKEEELKEARKQMEEMVLRVEALRREVARLSEEREAERVKVREREEEKEKMREGLRAGLQEMTTLRELLQESHREGEHLRSVLKEKKEELMRGREEDVRTARKEAEDLRLRVQVLQKEKEELQERLQRPESELMMEEGEVRRMEELEEQLQSLQIKAEQRERDLVRERGRIKELEERRRNLSREVKQKSRDVEELRNRVAEKKQQLEDLEQRMESLRKEEQEWQSEMEEKERGIERMDVEVREKERAQRTNEGKEEQISLQDREREELKKRLRDRESEVFSLKDRMEELGKDRQRMRSALEKTEAKLIEYKERVQQLERRTGESGAVETDGGEGGGERVSTMQRAVAQLELQQRALQQRNSRQEQRIEKLKTERQQLRLTLQQVEMERTKLKHQLSQSDNPTQDSGAPADADELKRLRERVGELTEQVEYLRRMLAQDHQERSEFIDRSLKNSDRLQSLREDLSQSLAVVSQQLDPPVLESETQRLDLSIREEEHRLSLSQN